Sequence from the Microbacterium faecale genome:
TGGTCGTCGGCTGTGGGTCCCTGGCATTCTTCGACCGGTTTCCCCGTACGGTGGCGATCATCAGCACGGCGTCCTATCTCGTCTTCGCCCTTCGTGACCACGAGCTGGGGATGTTCTTGCCGCCCATGGTGGTGATCTTCGGGCTCGCGGCGCACGGCGGGCGCAGGTTCGCCGCGATCAGCTTCGCCGTGGCAAGCCTCGCGGCCGGCCTGGTCTGGGTGGCCAGTCGCGCGGGCACCGTTGAAGAGCCTGGAGTTGCCCTGCTGGCGTGGGTTGCCTTCGGCAGTGTCCTCGCTGCCTTCTTCTGCGTGCCGCTGCTGATCGGCGAGATCGTGCGCGCCCGCTCGATGCTGCACGATGCTCGGTCAGCCGCCGCCGGCTGATGTCTTCCGAGCCTCTGACGAGGGTTTCCGCGACCCCGCAGTCGTGCCGAGGATCCCCAGGTGGGTGTGACCGAACGGGCCGAGCTTCAGCCCGAAGCCCAAGGCGCGGTCGACGGCGACGTGGAAGCCCCAACTCGCGGCGACGACCGCGATCCAGTCGAGACTGACGCCGCCGAGCTGCAGCCCCGCCCACACTGTGATCAGCGCGGCCGGCGCGGCGTAGTTGTGGACCAGGTTGTAGCAGAACGCGCCCACCCGCTCGTTGATCACGTATCCCAGCGCCGAGATGTCGAAGGCGAGGAAGGCGGCCAGCAGGATCCACCAGGGCTGGCCCCACGCGATCATGGCGACGACGATTGCGCTCGCGACAAGCGCGTTCTCCAGTCTCTGCCAGCCGACTGCGCGGCGCTGTGGCTTCTGGTCCGACATCATCTGGCTCCTCTTCTGCAGCACGGTGACCACCGATTGAACGCCGCTCCGGCACCCGCGAGAGGGAACAGCGGGGTGCGCCGGATCATTCCGTGGTCGACGCCGTCCCGCGACGGATATGCAGTCGCGCTCAGGGTACCGGTGGCTGGGAAGTCGGCGTGTGGACCGCGGACGGGCTGGAGCTATTGCTCGACGCGTTCCGGGTCGACGATGGTTCCGGCAGCGAGACCCTCGAGAAACTCCTCTGCCGTCCACCCGAACACCCGATCGTCGCCCGTCGCCAACCAGTGGGACGTCGCGTCATCGCAGGGGCCGAAGGTGCTGCTGCGGTCTCCGTCGGGACGTGAGCGCGAGGCCCGCTCGTGCGCCGCGCGCTGCTCCCGTGCGATCTCGCGCCGCTCTTCCGCACGGCTCTGCTCGGCCCTGCGCGCCCGCTTCGCCGCGAGCCGCTCCTGTTCGAGTTCGGCTGCGCCCGGCGTCTCCTGGAAGAAGACGCGGCTGACCGGCTCGTCCGTCACGACTTTTCCTGTCGGCGTGGTCCATTCGAACACGCCACCTCCGACCTGCCGTACGCCCCAGGCGTCCTGATGTTTCATCTGGTGGTGCGCGGCGCACAGCGACTCGAGGTTGGACAGTTCCGTCGTGCCGCCGCGCGCATAATCGTGCGCGTGATCGACATCACATCGGTGTGCGGGCACACGACACCCCGGGAAGCGACACGCCATGTCTCGCGCGACGAGTGCTCGGCGCTGCGCCACAGTGGGGCGGTAGTGGTCGACGGCGGTGATCGCGCCGTCGACCGGTCGGTGGAAGATGCGCTCCCAGCCGACGGTGTTGCCCGCCACGATGCGCGCGGTGTCGGGGGAGATGAGCGCCCCGCCATCGATCCACGCGACGCCGTCGTCGGGGTCGATCAGCTGTGAAGTAGGAACGGTGACGTGCACGCTTGCCCGTACGCCGCTCAGTGAGGATCCGGTTCCCGAGGCGACGAGGTCGTGTCCGCTCGGCGCAGCGGTGAGGAGGAGATCCAGCAGCAGATCGACACGGATCTGGTCCATCGTCCGCCGATCGGTTGCCGCGATCGCGACCGCGTCGCCGCCATCGA
This genomic interval carries:
- a CDS encoding DUF4260 domain-containing protein; translated protein: MSDQKPQRRAVGWQRLENALVASAIVVAMIAWGQPWWILLAAFLAFDISALGYVINERVGAFCYNLVHNYAAPAALITVWAGLQLGGVSLDWIAVVAASWGFHVAVDRALGFGLKLGPFGHTHLGILGTTAGSRKPSSEARKTSAGGG
- a CDS encoding HNH endonuclease signature motif containing protein, with amino-acid sequence MTEDEFDDRLAGLTPEQRVEARAALDELADAVEAASMIEGHILSLQARLAKLADATAAGSPNHAAREYARRSMSAQVALAMRVHPSSASAQLAIAEQIHDDSPAILESMCEGKCTRKHAEQVARAGANLDAGGRASLDQNAVPFAETRTPGELRRILAKQAADLAPRTLRERHAEARTERRITITDLDDGMSELLLLAPTFETHALHDRLTQMGRAIKADRSRARSAFRDDHGYLPEDGWTAPVSGEIDGGDAVAIAATDRRTMDQIRVDLLLDLLLTAAPSGHDLVASGTGSSLSGVRASVHVTVPTSQLIDPDDGVAWIDGGALISPDTARIVAGNTVGWERIFHRPVDGAITAVDHYRPTVAQRRALVARDMACRFPGCRVPAHRCDVDHAHDYARGGTTELSNLESLCAAHHQMKHQDAWGVRQVGGGVFEWTTPTGKVVTDEPVSRVFFQETPGAAELEQERLAAKRARRAEQSRAEERREIAREQRAAHERASRSRPDGDRSSTFGPCDDATSHWLATGDDRVFGWTAEEFLEGLAAGTIVDPERVEQ